In Cucurbita pepo subsp. pepo cultivar mu-cu-16 chromosome LG04, ASM280686v2, whole genome shotgun sequence, the following are encoded in one genomic region:
- the LOC111792822 gene encoding laccase-14 — protein sequence MGLIGSIGFTSKLSWLLICCILVVFAPFSAAKTHRHSFVVKLRPITRLCSSKNILTVNGKFPGPTLEARTGDKIIVRVINKSKYNITFHWHGVKQVRNPWYDGPEYVTQCPILPGKKFTYKVQLTNEEGTIWWHAHSGWARATVHGPLIIYPAPPSTYPFPKPHAQIPIVIGEWWKKDVMEIPDNAKRSGGEPILSDAYTINGQPGYLYPCSKKGTFELTVEHGKTYLLRMINAVMDEDLFFAIAKHEMTLVGKDGIYMKQIKTNYIMITPGQSMDLLITANQAPGTYFMATRSYSSAFGAGFDNTTATAILKYSTKSSIPTFHYFPTLPPYDRTEASTDFTKQFRSLTINGRRADVPLKIDTRLLFTLSVNLLNCSTKKPCAGAFGKRFAASVNNVSFVAPSLSLLQAYYYNVAGVFTKDFPKNPTRKFNYTAEVIPEAFLSTSFGTRVMVLEYNASVELVLQGTNVVASDNHPVHLHGYSFYVVGWGFGNFDPKTDTKRYNLVDPPKETTVGVPKNGWVAIRFKANNPGMWLMHCHLERHQVWGMSMVFLVKNGHARDQKIVRPPHDLPKCYH from the exons ATGGGTTTGATAGGTTCCATTGGCTTCACCTCCAAGCTCTCATGGCTACTCATTTGTTGCATCCTCGTCGTTTTCGCTCCGTTTTCGGCAGCTAAAACTCACCGTCATAGTTTTGTG GTGAAGTTACGACCAATCACTCGGCTTTGTAGCTCCAAGAATATCTTGACGGTAAATGGGAAGTTTCCAGGACCGACGTTGGAAGCTCGAACGGGAGATAAAATCATCGTTCGAGTGATTAATAAGTCAAAATATAACATCACATTTCATTG GCATGGTGTAAAACAAGTAAGAAATCCATGGTACGATGGTCCTGAATACGTAACTCAGTGTCCAATCCTACCAGGCAAGAAGTTCACTTACAAGGTTCAACTCACCAATGAAGAGGGAACCATATGGTGGCATGCTCATAGCGGCTGGGCTCGAGCCACGGTCCATGGCCCTCTCATTATCTACCCAGCCCCACCAAGCACCTATCCCTTCCCTAAACCTCATGCACAAATCCCAATTGTTATTG GTGAGTGGTGGAAGAAGGATGTAATGGAAATTCCAGATAATGCAAAAAGAAGCGGTGGTGAACCAATACTTTCAGATGCCTATACCATCAATGGTCAGCCAGGATATCTATATCCATGTTCCAAGAAAG GAACATTTGAATTAACAGTGGAGCATGGAAAAACATATCTTCTACGAATGATTAATGCAGTGATGGACGAAGATCTGTTCTTCGCAATTGCAAAGCATGAGATGACATTGGTGGGGAAGGATGGAATCTACatgaaacaaatcaaaacaaattaCATAATGATCACACCAGGGCAATCCATGGACCTTTTGATCACTGCAAATCAAGCCCCAGGCACCTATTTTATGGCCACAAGATCATACTCAAGTGCCTTTGGTGCTGGCTTTGACAACACCACAGCCACAGCCATTCTCAAGTACTCAACAAAATCTTCAATTCCAACATTCCATTATTTCCCAACATTGCCTCCATATGATCGAACCGAAGCATCGACGGATTTCACGAAACAATTCCGAAGCTTAACGATCAACGGTCGTCGAGCTGATGTTCCGTTGAAAATCGATACTCGTTTGCTTTTCACTTTATCTGTGAATCTATTGAATTGCTCTACTAAAAAGCCTTGTGCTGGAGCATTTGGGAAGAGGTTTGCTGCAAGTGTTAACAATGTGAGCTTTGTAGCTCCATCACTCTCTTTGCTTCAAGCTTATTACTACAATGTCGCCGGAGTTTTTACGAAGGATTTCCCGAAAAACCCGACGAGGAAATTTAACTACACGGCCGAGGTTATACCGGAAGCTTTTCTGTCTACTTCGTTCGGGACTAGGGTTATGGTTTTGGAGTATAATGCTAGTGTGGAGCTTGTCTTGCAAGGTACCAATGTGGTTGCTAGTGATAATCATCCGGTTCATTTGCATGGTTATAGCTTTTACGTTGTTGGATGGGGGTTTGGGAATTTCGACCCGAAAACCGACACGAAACGGTATAATCTCGTTGACCCACCGAAGGAAACAACGGTTGGAGTTCCGAAGAATGGATGGGTTGCTATTCGATTCAAGGCGAATAATCCAG GTATGTGGTTGATGCATTGTCACCTTGAGCGTCACCAAGTATGGGGCATGAGTATGGTGTTCTTAGTGAAGAATGGGCATGCTCGTGATCAAAAAATTGTTCGTCCTCCACATGATTTGCCTAAATGCTACCATTAG